In the genome of Diabrotica undecimpunctata isolate CICGRU chromosome 2, icDiaUnde3, whole genome shotgun sequence, the window ATGTTATGTTTTATAAACTATCCTGTTATCATGAAATACTTGAAATAGATTTAGAAtataaaaatactataaaaattatatacaaattgACGTAGGTATTCTCAATAGTTCACTTACTTTTATCAGGAAAACTAAAACTAGATATCTATATACGTAATTAAATATATCTAGAAAAGTAACTGGAGGATGTTGGTCGATAATTTTATACATCGTCATTCATAGATTTGTTAAAAAATGCAACTAATAGTATATATCATTTTTTCAATTGAATGAAGTGGTTTTTCACTATCTACACTGTAAGTCATGTTCTATGAATTGTAAAGAACGTTAAGATTATAATAGCTATAGGGTTGAGTAAATGCCCAATGCCGTAATTACCGTAAGCGAGAGAAAGGTTCCCTAAGCTACATATGTCTATCTACAACCCAGATTATATTCACATGCTTCATTTGTCTCTATCCGCTGCTTGTCTCTTCCGTATtggattctttttaagcaatatactgtgcctgCAGTTTGCTTAATATATCGTTCCATCTCATTTGCTGCCGACATTTCTATTTTATTGCAGTATTTGTTCTTTAATAACCAATTCCTTTATTCCATCTTTTATTTTAAATCGTATTCGATGGTGTTTGTTTTTTGGTGTTGCACCAAATGCcctattattttctttgtctCTCAATGATATTTCCAACATATGTCTTTTTTACATCTCTCTAAATTTTATTTGAACAGATCATGGAAATGAACTATTTAGACATCATACTCTCCAgatatataatttagctctccaggcctagaaggcccatggcttaCTCTCCAGATACGGCTCTTTAAACATCATAAAAggtaaaaaatctatttttttgacTACAAAACTTTTCTTAtgcattttagaaaaaaaaacagtttaaataaaagttatagatctcAAAAACTTTTTTACGATTATTGATTATTAGAGTATTATCGTTACTCTAATTTATTAGGTTCtagattaatatatatatatatatatatatatatatatatatatatatatatatatatataaataattaaccTAATTTCTAAGAGATAATTTCTAATAACCAATGCCTTTATTCCATCTTTCATTCTGACATAATGTGTCGGTCTTTTTACCTACTTAGTATTCCAACTTTAAATGGTTGGAATATAGTCCAACAAAAGATGCAGCTTTCTGTTTTTCGTGCAGATGTTTTGGCATGCACGACCGTACTAAGCCTGGATTGATAGAGGCTGCGTATATTTCTAGTGGATTTTCATCATGGAATGATGAAAACAGAATATACAGAATGatttaaaatgcaataaaatacaAATTGCCATATATTTAGCACAGAAACAGTTATAACGTGAGATAGTCCGTATATCTTTaagtttccaaaaaaaaagaaGCCGAACTGAAAGCCAGAGAGAAGTAGCGTCCaaaatttttagattttataCGAAAAAAACTATTTGATATAATTATAGTTCTAGTAAAAGGTGGAAAACCTCTTCGTGGTCATGATGAAACGTAACAAAAGAATTGTTTCCCGAAATtgtacaaattcttaaaaaatatgacCTTACATTTGGAaagattattttgcctaccacatagggtattactatggggtTGAAAATTAAGGAGAGAAATTATTGGAATGGaaatagggtaagcaaaacaaatcgaaacatatgcgaacgaccactcagggtttatttggaaaactgggtcgtggataagtgaatgacaaggggattggattggggcaactacaaaaatgaaacaaaggggtaattacataagtctcctgaacaaacaaaacacaagaaggttcccaAGCTATTTAAATTAAGGACGCCGctttgaagaatcttcctgctggatgaaagaaaaggatCTTCCTttctaaaaacacaaaaaaggatTTAGAGagttatttaaaagaaataaacaaaacggtttaaggaaaaatttaatatttattattgtctCACCACAAATAGTTACAAAAGTAAATAGTACAAAAATACTATCTTAATAgttacaaaagtaaatacaaaataacaaagaaaaaacacttactatgttctatcCGTTTACAAAACTCTAGAAGTTTGGAGATACTACacaacttacaattgttaattggcgacaatttgtagcacaaataaattattacaaatgaagaaatatcttaagtgaaactatgcatagaggttaacctttgtaaaaacaaaatctctattatgattaggtatttaccaaatgccaaaaaaaaataaagctagccgTCAGATGTCAATTGAAATAGAACAAATAATATGATAGCTAGACCCAGACCACACCCTagcatctacaattttaattattacaatttcttaaattgttatgTTACAATTCcttaaattattattagaaaatgtttatttttcctttaaaaatcaaacacaaaagttacctggatttcactaaaatttctggggttaggaactgaacttactaaaatttctgggggtcgaaactggacttacactctctgccacacgaacaaattcatctccactgcaaaaaagcctgggatgacaaccagggaCAACCTAATCGAGGATGGAAGCTGATGGGCAAAATGGAAACATGTGGTTATCCTTCAAAGTTGTTGTAtacgccgttttacaaatatctcagataAGAGACGGCATGGAAAATAAAACACAGTGATTTCTCGTTCAGAATTGACACATTAGATTGAGTGTAATgcacttttttcaacaaatttgccggtttttgaCGCCGACACTCACAGCGTCTTGACTGTTCAACGATACATCCAAACCTTActtaaactgtaactattaactgctcaatactacacatttaactgctactgtcactttaTACTACATTTCCATGGCAAAAAGGAAACACGAAAAGATATTTACGAATAAGGAGAAAGATCCGGACTACAACCAAACCAACTGCGCTTGACAGCGGCTTTACGGAGAGtgatgtaattatctttaaaattcattcacccaacttggtataaacaaaacatataaacgggaatatttatttaaagcgCAATATTAGGcggcttaacgatcaaagaatgccgaggaaatatgcatctgtgatatataaacaaactttaaaaatgtgtttattatcaactcgtcgacgcaaaaaggattgaaaatatTCTTTGCTGTTTTAATACATACGGGGTGATTTCAAATTATgataccaaagaatttaaaaatgctacacatTTAAGGCATACTTGGAATCGGCCTCAACAAACTGCAGATATCTTAGCAACTACATTTAAAATGATGTTTCACATTCTGTCAAAACTGTAAGGTAAGGAATATTCAGAAATAAGTGAAAGGTAGCCTCTTTATGTGATTGCAGACGAGACCTCTGATGTCACTCGCCACGAGCAGATTGCTACTGTTTTTAGTGTATTATTAAAACGTTTCAATTTAACTAatgtaaaaacaataaaaaaactataaaaatgtagATTGTTTCGTGGGAGAATGTTGAATCTGTATGCTTTGACGGAGCTTCAGCGATGTAAGTAAAATTTGCTGGTGTAGGTACAGgaattatgtaaaaaaaaatattagaattgtATAATATATTCATTGCTATGTACATTTCCTTAATTTAGCATTGGTAGCCGCTTTGCCAATCATATTGAAAATCcaaagattttttttcttttcaattagTTCCTATATAGGTGACaaataataagtaaaaccttTGACGTCTTTTTCTGAAACACATTGGATTTTGTGGTCAAAGTTCAGCTTGAAGCATTATAGAAGTCATTGAAGAGACAGTTGATGATGCAACTGACGCAAAAGCTAGAGCAAATATCCAGACATAGACATTTATTAGATGTAGAAAAAGCTTTAAATTAGCGTTTTTTCGGAAGAATAAGGACCGAACCATCtatatttgataatatttatttcaaagtAAAAGACAGTTGTGCTTTAAATTGGCATTCCTACGCCGAGAAGACGTCAAGGTTCTACTAGATTAAATAGTACTGCTGGAAATGCATTTAAAGTTAACGATAAAAAAAGAAGTGAAAAGTCATTACATGATAAATTTGACCAAgactaaaaaaatattgattCAGTAAGCAAATCACATCGCTAAATAAAGATGAGCTAGGATATTAAGATTTAAAATACACCtcagaatattttgatttgaattctTCGAAAATTCTCGACTGGCTCGATTGGTTGTTTCAGCGTAATAGAAAATGAATGTTAAGTAAAGTGTTTAACCAACTAATGGTAAAATTTGCCACAATTTCTGTAACAAGTTGAACTTGTCAGAAAAGATTTTCTAAGCTGAGCATAATAAAATCGATACTTCGGTCGATAATTTTGCAAGACTGTTGTAGTTGAGTTGTTGAGTACCTGATGGAGCTTCTTCTTGAATAAGGTCTTGCTCTAAACATAGATAAAGATAATTTAGTTGCCGAATTTAAAAAAGTCGTACCATTTCAGTGACGAATGGTTTTGTAATATGTttgaatataatttatttttaacgcCAATCtaaatttttatgtattttttatatatgttgCTGTGACCACCTATACTTTTCTTATGATCACGcaagaatttattataaaaaacataacttgtttcaaaaatttactaacaaatattttttgaatttaaaaaattattttaaaaaattgtaaactaGTTTTCATATATGAAAATATCATTGTTTCAAATGCCATTAAAAAAAGTATGGGAGAAGGTTGCGCGATTTTCAAAATTGGAACCCATACTAAGAAAACCTGGATTCTAATCATTATCAAGCTagtatatttttagattttttcttAATCATCTGTCTTCTTCGCttatatttagtttaattttagttttctggtaaaatattaaaatttccaAAAATATACTAAACTTATACTTTAATATCTTATCTTAAAATCTGTATACCTTAATCTCATCATTTCTATTACCTTGATTTTTATTATCGATAAGTACTTAATAACGTCACTAATCAtctgttattatttttgaaaatactaAATATTATATTGACTTAAAAAACTGATAAAATATTGTCTATTTTTATTGTTGATGAATATTCGACATTCATAATTTGCATAAACTCTATCTTTATTTAGCTACACCAGGATTATTTATTGTTGGaaattaatgaaataaatttttagaaaCAACCTATGGAAACTAAATGAatccaaatatttaaaataaaattcaaaaataacaatatactTAGGGTTCAATTTTTTTATCTGTAACATAATATATCTGTAAACAGGTAACAAGAAAAAGACGGCGAAGAGTAAATAATAAAAGCAGAAATATTGTCTTTttcaatataaaagaaatatgcaaAATAAGTCATTTGACaccaattttttatgctttttttgcttttttaaaaatttatatgcatttttgaatatttgttctTATTTGAtgctattttttatatatattcttatcatttttgcatttatcatcatttttatgACTATTTTTCAAAATACAGTCTATAAAAGCctgtcaaaaaatatttattatatcgacatttttgctaatttttatttgtcaatatttttgcttataTCTATGCACCTATATTGAGATACTTCCGGGACTGCCCCGTCCGCGTCGTTTCGTCTGTAGGTAAATCCCTGTTGAGACTATATTATTATGTTTGTTGTCGTTTCATATACGCATTGCAGcggtttttgtaataaatatttgtgAATTAACGTGCCAAAGTCAAAACCAACCAGAACTGAATGGATAAACGAACATAAAGAGTTAACATTCGAACATGGTAAATTATTTTGTAGACAATGTGTAAatggctggtttcagaggtggtaaatagACAATTCATCCGACTGCAACTATAACACAAGTTTTAGAAAAGGCACTGGAATATGACATATATACTCATCACatctttatagactacaaagcagcctaccaCTCTCTGAATAGAAAGGAAATATTTaaagcaataaaagagctaggaataccaaatcagttggtaaatttaacaaaactaactcttgagaAAGTTGAATGTATAGTACGAATTCAGggagaactgtctgaaccttttaaaacaaaagaCCAgggccagggagaccctctctcctgtatgctgtttaatctggctctagaaaaagtaattcgcctgtcacaaatcacaaccattggtatatataataaatcagtgcaaatccttgcctatgctgatgatatcaatatagttgggagaacgaaaaacgctgtacgagaggcgtatgtagcattaaaagaatcagctacaataatgggtttaataataaacaacaacaaaacgaagtatataaaaataagcacgcaaccacaaatcatACGACCACTAGTTATGGAAGTAGTgaacttgttatagaaaacgacgtcattaaAGCAGTGAAGGAATtcgtatacctgggagcgctccttaacactaaaaataatactaccgcagataTAAATCgcagagaaatacaaaaataaaactgtacaaaacaataatacgcccaggtAACATATGtgtcagagacctggactctaacaaaaagtaataaaaacatgttgtttcgaaagaaaattactaaggcgaatttatggagcagtgaatgacaatagaTTGTGGAGAAGATGATAcctcgaactttatagaatataccaggaatcagatatcgtaaaacatattaagataggacgtctgaggtggatagggcatgtaatgcggttagaaaaaatgacccagctagaaaaacgatccttgatagactcattggtcagagaagaagaggaagacctagaacatggttccttgataacatcgataaagacatgaggaatatgggaatacgtgcttggagtaaggcgatggatagggacgactagagagaaatccttgaggaggctaggacacctgggttataaagccagaatgatgatgatgataagtaTTATTCCTTTCAGTTGTTGAATATTCTTAGTGTGATtgttatgttttataaataaaacagctcccatttttctttgtttcccataTAGAAAAACTTATCTAATACTTACTACTTATATCTAATTTCAGAGTTatgcattcttcttctttatgtattACTTCACAGAGAATTAAAACGTCCAATTTTATGTGTTTGAACTCTTCTTCTAGTTCCAGTGAATTTTCCTCCGATaacttcttcttagagtgccgtttATCTTCGAAGGTTAGCGATCGTCATGATCGGTCCTCTAATCACGAGGACCGTATTCTTAAATTCTACGTAATGATCTGCATTTATCGTTATCCATGGTAGCCTGATCTTCCCCGTGTGTTCATTCTTATACTCTGTTTGTTCTGATCTTGTCCCTGATCTTGTTCTGATCCCTCTGATCCCTGATGGATCAGGGTTATTTTTACTTGGTTAATAATATCTAAAATGATCTCTGAATCGGTATACGACAACTTAACTTAGAAATATATGTACAGATACTAGTATCAGAGACTAGAAGCTTAACGAAAAAATGAGCACTTTATTGAAACATAAACCCTTAAGTTAATTTTAACTGAACAACACCTATTTACATAACTTAATCATCTTGATAAACCACTCTATAAACTTTTATGCATATATAATCAAAAACATTAAAGAATATTATACGAGTAAAATAATGTTTATAACGCTAAAATTGTTTTTCAACTCCACATATACAATCACTTTTTCAATCGCCTCGTATCTACGTCTCCTTTTTGAAAACCTTCCATTTTTTACTGaagttaattatttatatttcctTTTGGTTCCTTCCATTATTAAATGTTTGCTGAACTCGTATTTATCACCTGTCAGTGGTGGTAAACGTCCAATATTTTATCTCATATCATTCCAAACCTTTTCGAAACGGAGCAAGTACATGATATATTACTGATGGTAACAATCGAATAAGATAATATTTTCTGATATTTGCTTGTtacttaaacttattttaattttaaaaaagtattcatcccaaaaaaatattctaaaaaaaaataagtgtACAAATTTCGCATAATTGCTAATATAGATAGGTTTATAATTTATGAGGTTAATGTGGCTGTTGAatctgaattttttaaattaaatattgaatGTTGGGGTTAATTTTTGTTACAACTAATAAAATTAGATCTTTCAAATAAGTATTGGTGAATTGTAGACAGCCGAAtttcaatgttttcaaaatattCGACACAATTTAGACTTAAACCAGGGTGCGTTTTGCCTAACTGATGCCCCAGAGAGCTGGCGAACGCTGACATGATATGGACGCACTATCGCTAGGATTTGGAATCATGTAGTAAAGTTCGGAACATATAGCATTTTGGCATTATTTCTAAACATTAGATTACTATTTTTGTTTCAGAAAGTAACTTTAATGCGGTGAGATGTGGCGAAAAAGTATAAAGCGTCGCATCACCTAATTTCTACTGAAAATCTCTCTTCAATTTTATTCCTTTTTGATCATTTCCAGTTAagttttgatattattctaatAGTGCCAATCAAACTGAAGTGTACCTATCATAAAAAAGCAATGAAACTTAAATATTCTGGAAGCATATTTCAAAAAGGAGATTGAAATTGAAATATCTAACTTCAGCATGAGCAGTTCGAAGTCATTTTTAGCTGATgaatgttaatttttaaaaaaaatttaaaaaatactgaaTAAATAATCTTAATATTAATGAATGACAAATCATCAAATCAGAAATATCATATAATGGCATTTAATGACTTAATTGTTATTGCATAagaataaattttgtatttaatagttgtttaaaaaaataaccaaaagtagtatttttaacaatatatttaagaATAACAAATCATTGTATCATTTATTCATTGAATAAAATACCATAACAACCTTGAGCAAGAGCAATATCAGCTTGAGCCCAGAAACGATGGAAAGTAAAGGTTGGGGGTGGTCCACCATTCAAGTGAGCCTCTACCTTTGACCAGTTGGGGTCTCTCTTGTAGAAAGATCTGATGCTAAGGAAAGTAGCTCCACTTTGGATGGTATCTCCGTTGGGGTATCTACCGGTCCAACCAGGGGGTACATAAACGGGCTCGTTGAATTGATGATAAGAGTCTCCAACTTCCTCAACTGCTACACCTTTATCGGTTTGGTGCTTCCACCACATGATATCTAAAATTTCCTTAGCAACTTCTTTGGCTTGAGCATGGTTAGCTTTAGCAGCGTAATAGGACAAAGTTCTAGCAGTAGCTGCTCCAGTACCTACGTCACCGGAATATGTTTTCACAGATACGTGTACGTTGGGTGGAACCCCACTCCATTCCAGTTGTTCAGGAACTTGGTAACTTGTACCTGGAATAACCTTAATTTCTTTAAGGACCCAAGCAACCCATTTATCCAAAAGAGCTTTAGCTTGATTGTCTCCAGTAACATAGTAGTATTGAGCCAAACGATCAACAGACCAGGGTTGCATACCGTACCATCTGTTAGATGGAGGGTCATGATAAACTGGTTCCCAGTCGTAGAACATACCATGGAAAGTATTTTGTGTAAGCTCTCCAGATGGAGCATCATAGCGACCATTGACACTGTTGGTAACTCCACCAGCGAATGCACCTTCAGGTGTTTGTAACCATTGGTATAATTCTAATTGTCTTTGAAGAGAAGTTTGCCAGTCAGATACTGCGGTAGCTCCTCTGGGTCTAAGGTTAGGATCGTTAGCCAAAGCATAAGCAGCCAATGGATTTTGGTAACCAAAGTGAGCGGTACCATCTCCAATACGCCATGCCCAACCGCCATTAGTATCGAGGGAACCTCCCCATGCAAAGTACCATCCCAACAAGTAGTGAGCGCTATTCTTACCGGAACCAGCTGGGCAACCTTGTGGAGAGACACAGTTTCCAATCTGTTTAAAGTATTTGTCgaagaaagcataacgaatgtaATCCCCCATTTTAGCTGCTTTAGCAAGAGTACCTTGGATTGTTCCCAATTGTCCATGTTCTTGTGCCCATTGACCTGCCCAGAAAGCAGCTTGAATTGCACGAGCATCAGCATCAGGAGCATTGGTGAATTTCCATTGTTTGGCATAACTGTTATCTTTTGTAAACAAATCCAAGAAACCATTTTGACCACCAGATTGGAAGTTATCGCAAGTTGGTTGAGGAATAGTTCTCCACACGGATTCCATAGCTCCTCTTTGGAAAGTGTTAATGTATGATGGTCCTTGAGCGTTTGGTCCTTGTTGGCAGTTTCCAGCAGTGTTACCAAAACCATATACGTTGTCAACATCAAGAAGCCAGTGCATAGCGTAGATATCACTGGTACCATAGGCAGAGACAAGCTCTTGGTGAAGAGGATCTTGACCTACTGATACACTAGTATCGATTTGTGATGGGTATTGGCTAGGCTGATCTTCCTCAGGTATAAAAGTAGCAGGGTGACCAGGATTATAAAAACTGTTCGTAGGTTGACTACCAGTTGGGGGAATAATGTATTTTTCCAATACATCCCAAGCTTGGTTAAATCCAGAGAAGTCACCACTAATTTTACCATGTAAAGCTTCCAACctagaacaaataaaaattattaaatacaatTTACTACTACTATAGTTctttttaaatttagaaattttAATGGGGAAATAGAATAAGCTAACTTACCATACGTAGTAACTGAAGGCTTCTGATGTAGTTTCGTGTCCGTGATCTGGAGCTTCTACAATGAGAGTTTCAACTGCGTGGTATGGAACACCGTCTCTGGAGAAGTATCCACTGCCTGGGTTCTTCATTTTTTGGTACTGTATGTTAAAACGATCGGTATATACACCGGCGAAGGCGCTGTGGGCCACAGCCGCCAACAAAATGGCTATTGTTAACTTCATTCTGTAACAACCAAATTATTAATTAGTTGATTAACATTTATTAGGGAAAAAGAGTATGCAAactcatatatatataaataactttctttagTTTTTTGAGTTTCTTAgtcaatattttttactttacataatttatttaggcaAATGTTTATCATAAAGATATTTAAAAGTCACTGCGCAAAAGATCTAGAAGGATTCAGATAAAACAAATCTTTGGACCAGAAATTATTAACGAAGACAACCTAATTGCCAAACCTATACAAACCatgtaaaataaaaaagcttATGGACTAGAAGGAATCTTTGTTAAACTTCTGCAAAATGGAACACCAACGCTGGTTAACATACTGacagatttttttattatatacttaAATAGAGATAATATGCCTTAAGCTGGAAAGAAGGATGGAATACACcgattcataaaaaaggggataaggTAGACTGCAAGAATTACCGTTGCAGCACTCTTAGTAGATTATATGGAAAAAATATGTAAACCCTAGTCGAAAACGAATATAAACCACTAAGCAAGCAGGATTTCGAGTTGGACGATCTTGCATCGACCACATCTACCCTTTAAcccaactaaataaaaaaaaaatggataagcaTAGATCGACTTATCTATAATTTGTGGATTGGACGAAAGCTTATGATATAATATCCCTGTGAAATCTGTGGCAAGTACTGTAAAGTTTAGATGAAGTCTAAATGGTAATTCAACAAAAACGAAATGTGAATGTGTATAGAATCAGTTGAAAACGATTAAAATAACTTCCGAATTATTAGGTTAAGGCTTCCAAGGTTAAACCAGGGGCATATTTGTCGAAAGGGTATTCCTCCGTGGTACCATCGTTATTCGGATAAAATAACCCCTTACTGTATCTCAATACACAAACTACACGGTGTAAATTCTGCAATATTCTCTCGTGGTTGACGCGGATAATTAGAAATAGAGTAAGAGTAAATCAGATTCAACGGGGCACAATACTACAgtagtaaaataaaagaaataacacTGTAGAACGTAAGCACAAAATCTAAAAtacaaataagataaaataagaaTAAAAGTTAAAATGCAGTTTTTCTAAATTGAATAACTTtgtgaaaagaaatgaaaaaagggTAACACAGTATTGATTAGTCTTACTTACCTGTCTCTGCTGCATACACAGGACAGTAAAATTAATCTTTCTTG includes:
- the LOC140434173 gene encoding exoglucanase B-like yields the protein MKLTIAILLAAVAHSAFAGVYTDRFNIQYQKMKNPGSGYFSRDGVPYHAVETLIVEAPDHGHETTSEAFSYYVWLEALHGKISGDFSGFNQAWDVLEKYIIPPTGSQPTNSFYNPGHPATFIPEEDQPSQYPSQIDTSVSVGQDPLHQELVSAYGTSDIYAMHWLLDVDNVYGFGNTAGNCQQGPNAQGPSYINTFQRGAMESVWRTIPQPTCDNFQSGGQNGFLDLFTKDNSYAKQWKFTNAPDADARAIQAAFWAGQWAQEHGQLGTIQGTLAKAAKMGDYIRYAFFDKYFKQIGNCVSPQGCPAGSGKNSAHYLLGWYFAWGGSLDTNGGWAWRIGDGTAHFGYQNPLAAYALANDPNLRPRGATAVSDWQTSLQRQLELYQWLQTPEGAFAGGVTNSVNGRYDAPSGELTQNTFHGMFYDWEPVYHDPPSNRWYGMQPWSVDRLAQYYYVTGDNQAKALLDKWVAWVLKEIKVIPGTSYQVPEQLEWSGVPPNVHVSVKTYSGDVGTGAATARTLSYYAAKANHAQAKEVAKEILDIMWWKHQTDKGVAVEEVGDSYHQFNEPVYVPPGWTGRYPNGDTIQSGATFLSIRSFYKRDPNWSKVEAHLNGGPPPTFTFHRFWAQADIALAQGCYGILFNE